Proteins encoded within one genomic window of Bacteroidetes bacterium SB0662_bin_6:
- a CDS encoding tyrosine--tRNA ligase, which produces MKFPPIDKQLALIERGVAEIIPQDALIEKLRKAEKTGEPLIVKLGCDPSRPDLHLGHSVVLRKLRQFQDLGHQAVLIVGDFTGMIGDPSGRSQERPALTVEETRENGRSYFEQASRILDPERTRIVYNSEWLENLSFSDVIQLAGKYTVARMLERDDFEKRYRSGEPIGIHEFLYPLAQAQDSVAIRADIELGGTDQKFNLLVGRAVQQSEKMEPQVCIMMPILPGTDGVEKMSKSLDNYIGISEPPEEIYGKTLSIPDDLIYPWFELATNVPTEELPAIEAAAKREPRNTKHRLAWTIASMYHGDDAADKARSHFEKTVIKGGIPENMESVRFAADEGPRMGILDLMTRTGLTSSNGEARRLIAQHAVSIDGEKISDVRLEVDVHAGPSFVIKAGKRRFVRILREEEDAS; this is translated from the coding sequence ATGAAATTTCCTCCGATTGACAAACAACTTGCGCTGATCGAGCGCGGCGTGGCGGAAATAATCCCGCAAGACGCGCTTATTGAGAAACTGCGCAAGGCGGAAAAGACGGGCGAGCCACTCATTGTCAAGTTGGGGTGCGATCCAAGTCGCCCCGACCTGCACCTGGGCCACTCGGTCGTACTCCGTAAACTGCGGCAATTCCAGGATCTTGGTCACCAGGCAGTGCTTATCGTAGGGGATTTTACGGGAATGATCGGCGATCCAAGCGGGCGCTCACAGGAACGTCCGGCGCTCACCGTCGAGGAAACCAGAGAAAACGGACGTTCCTACTTTGAACAAGCATCGCGTATTCTTGACCCCGAACGCACCCGGATCGTTTACAACTCGGAGTGGCTGGAGAATCTGAGCTTCAGCGATGTGATTCAACTGGCGGGTAAATATACCGTCGCCCGGATGCTCGAACGCGACGATTTCGAAAAGCGATACAGGTCCGGAGAACCGATAGGCATCCATGAATTTCTGTATCCTCTTGCCCAGGCACAGGATTCGGTAGCGATCCGGGCGGACATCGAACTGGGTGGCACAGATCAGAAATTTAATTTGCTCGTAGGCCGGGCAGTGCAGCAATCCGAAAAGATGGAGCCGCAGGTATGCATCATGATGCCTATTCTTCCCGGCACGGACGGTGTCGAGAAAATGTCCAAGTCGCTCGATAACTATATCGGAATCTCGGAACCGCCTGAGGAAATCTACGGGAAGACCCTTTCCATTCCGGATGACCTTATCTACCCCTGGTTCGAGCTGGCCACAAACGTCCCGACCGAAGAACTGCCGGCGATAGAAGCCGCTGCGAAACGGGAGCCCCGAAACACGAAACACCGGCTTGCGTGGACCATCGCAAGCATGTACCACGGCGACGATGCAGCAGATAAAGCGCGCAGCCACTTCGAAAAAACCGTGATAAAGGGAGGCATCCCGGAAAACATGGAAAGCGTCCGGTTTGCAGCGGATGAAGGGCCTCGGATGGGTATTCTTGACCTGATGACCCGAACAGGGCTTACGAGTTCGAACGGGGAAGCACGGCGTCTGATTGCGCAACATGCCGTCTCCATCGACGGAGAGAAAATATCTGACGTGCGGCTGGAAGTGGATGTGCATGCAGGCCCTTCGTTCGTAATCAAGGCGGGCAAACGGCGGTTCGTCCGCATTCTGCGGGAGGAAGAAGACGCCTCCTGA
- the smpB gene encoding SsrA-binding protein SmpB: MTRPGDREAGDITPVTKNRKAYYEYHVEETIEAGIALRGSEVKSVRQGKISLQEAWCRIEGGTMKLMDCHIAPYEFADASTAPSPVRPRQLLLHRRELLKWEKACARKGYTVIPLSVYLRNGYAKVKVGLCKGKKLHDRRASVAEREAKRRMERAPRVRH, encoded by the coding sequence ATGACGCGTCCAGGCGATAGGGAAGCGGGAGACATAACCCCTGTCACAAAAAATCGCAAGGCGTATTACGAATACCACGTCGAGGAAACGATCGAAGCGGGAATCGCATTGCGGGGCAGCGAGGTAAAGTCCGTCCGGCAGGGAAAAATCAGCCTCCAGGAGGCCTGGTGCCGTATCGAGGGGGGAACGATGAAGTTGATGGACTGCCATATCGCCCCGTATGAGTTTGCCGATGCCTCGACAGCGCCTTCGCCGGTACGCCCCCGGCAACTTTTGTTACATCGCCGGGAGCTCCTCAAATGGGAAAAAGCCTGTGCCCGGAAGGGCTATACGGTGATTCCACTGTCCGTTTATTTAAGAAACGGATATGCGAAGGTGAAAGTCGGTCTTTGTAAAGGGAAAAAACTGCATGACCGGCGAGCCAGTGTCGCCGAGCGGGAAGCAAAGCGCCGCATGGAGCGGGCGCCCCGTGTTCGGCATTGA